The genomic window TCCGGGCTTCCTCTCGGATCAGCGGGCCGATACTAGCTCTGGGATCGATATGCGAGGTGATATCCACCAGCCGGCGTATGAACTGTTCAGCTACGTCCTTGTGGACATAGACCCGTTTTATTCGGATGCAGACCTGGCCCGCCCTTCCGAACGTTCCTGAGCAAACCCCTCTTGCGGCAGTCTCCACATCCACATCGGAGCATATTATCCCGGCGTCGTTGCCGGACAGTTCCAGTATCATTGGCTTGATCCCGGCGTTCCTGACGATCTCCAGGCCGGTCTTTATGCCTCCGGTGAAGACCAATGCGTCGAAGTCAGATCGTACCATCTTCTTCCCGACATCTGCTCCACCTATAAGGGGCACGAAAAGGTCCTTGGGAAATCCCGCCTCATGTACCATTTCCGCCACCTTTAGTCCGGACAAGGTGGCCATCTCAGAGGGTTTGAATACGATGCCATTTCCCGTAAGGAGTCCGGGGATCACAGTGATCATGGTCTGCCATATGGGGAAGTTCCAGATCCCGATGTGGCCGATGATCCCATGGGGGACATAATGGATCGTCGCCTTGGTGTCGACCCACGAGGCATCCAGCGGGAAATCTTCGTCCTGGAACCGGGAATATTCCCTGATGTAATGTTCAACCCCATTCAGGGCGCTATTGCACTCGCCCAGGACGGCGTTACGGGGAAATCCGCATTCCCGGTGTACCAGGTCAGCGAGGTTCTCCTTTTCCCTGACCAATATCGAACCGAGCTTCCTGACGCACGCCGCCCGATCGTCCCTCGAGGTATCACGGCACCACTTAGCCTGGCTGATCTTGGCCTTCGATAGAGCTTCATCCACATCGCTCTCCGATGCCGATCCGAACTCTGCGATGACCTTCCCGGAACCTGGATCAATGGATTGGATTTCCACCTTTGATGAATTGTCTATCCCCTAGATATATCCCAACGCATCACTGACATTATCGACCTCATGACTGCCTCATAGGCCACCACAGTAACTTTTAGTAGAAGGGGCTCCGAGTTCATTCGGAGGTGCGCCGAAAAAGGTGCGCCAGGTGGCATGAAGGATGAAGGACATAGGCTTGATGATAATCGAAGACCACAGGGAGTTCCGGAGGGAGATATTGGAATTGAGACATTCCCCGAACTCGGATGCCGGATTAAGGGAAGAGGTCTTGGCAGACCTGCTGCGGCGGCTTGCGGCCCATCATGTGGCGGAGGAGAAGACGCTCTTCCCTGCCATGGAGGAGCTGCAGGCGGAGAGGGAATTCGCATTGGAGCTGATCGAGGAGCACCGTGCCATGGAGATACTCTATTCCGATCTGGTCATGACCGGTTACGGCAAAGAGATATGGGTGCCGAGACTCCGGCCCATCCTGGAGGTTCACGAGACCCACATGGCCCGGGAAGAATCCAACCTGATACCCAGGCTGCCCAAAATGTTCAGCAAGAAACGGCTGGAAGAGCTGGGCGAG from Methanomassiliicoccales archaeon includes these protein-coding regions:
- a CDS encoding hemerythrin domain-containing protein; translation: MKDIGLMIIEDHREFRREILELRHSPNSDAGLREEVLADLLRRLAAHHVAEEKTLFPAMEELQAEREFALELIEEHRAMEILYSDLVMTGYGKEIWVPRLRPILEVHETHMAREESNLIPRLPKMFSKKRLEELGE
- a CDS encoding aldehyde dehydrogenase family protein, with the translated sequence MEIQSIDPGSGKVIAEFGSASESDVDEALSKAKISQAKWCRDTSRDDRAACVRKLGSILVREKENLADLVHRECGFPRNAVLGECNSALNGVEHYIREYSRFQDEDFPLDASWVDTKATIHYVPHGIIGHIGIWNFPIWQTMITVIPGLLTGNGIVFKPSEMATLSGLKVAEMVHEAGFPKDLFVPLIGGADVGKKMVRSDFDALVFTGGIKTGLEIVRNAGIKPMILELSGNDAGIICSDVDVETAARGVCSGTFGRAGQVCIRIKRVYVHKDVAEQFIRRLVDITSHIDPRASIGPLIREEARKNVDRVVKDSVAKGSKLLLGGKKLDGPGYFYEPTILLIDRDDLEVTGKETFGPVCPIRIVNDDEQAVRLANDTGYGLGATIWTKDQQRAMKLAASLEAGNVWINDCGRSLSCGEFFQGWKQSGIPSSQRRIQMFLKKKSVIDHLRCDPRPNWFK